Proteins encoded by one window of Stegostoma tigrinum isolate sSteTig4 unplaced genomic scaffold, sSteTig4.hap1 scaffold_73, whole genome shotgun sequence:
- the LOC132209232 gene encoding uncharacterized protein LOC132209232, which yields MKSMRPISLLKHFLYAINITTFIDNEKLRTCLRRLDLKQRFVNMNGAIYVPISGTHLKFTWTIYNTSVTFLDLSVSISGNHPETDIHFKPTDSHSYLEYTTSHPPSCKNSIPYSQFLHLRLICSQDEAFHSRTRQMSSFFNDRNPPPPTQPHTVVKNHVSHISCNSSLTPHPRNKHQKRTPSSSHTTLPTPGYNASSSNTSTICNLTSPPKTFFHPHPCLLSGETTLSMTPLLAPRFPPTPPHPTFSLQLQEVLHVPPYLLPHPHPRPQEDFPHQADVQLHIYQCGILHPLYPLWTPQHRGNQGET from the coding sequence atgaaaagtatgaggccaatcagtctcttgaaacactttctctatgcaatcaacataacaacattcattgacaatgaaaaattacgtACGTGCTTAagaagattagatttgaaacagagatttgtgaatatgaatggagctatatatgtccccatctcaggcacccacctcaagttcacctggactatctacaacacctctgtcaccttcctggacctctctgtctccatctcaggtaaccacccagaaaccgatatccatttcaagcccaccgactcccacagctacctagaatacaccacctcccacccaccttcctgcaaaaattccatcccctattcccaattccttcacctccgcctcatctgctcccaggatgaggcattccattcccgtacacgtcagatgtcctcgtttttcaacgaccgcaaccccccaccccccacccaaccacacacagtggtcaagaaccatgtctcccacatttcctgcaactcatccctcacaccccatccccgcaataagcaccaaaagagaaccccctcatcctctcataccaccctaccaacccctggatacaacgcatcatcctccaacacttccaccatctgcaatctgacctcaccaccaaagacatttttccatccccacccttgtctactttctggagagaccactctctccatgactcccttgttggctccacgcttccctccaaccccaccacacccgacattttccctgcaactgcaggaagtgctacacgtgcccccatacctcctccctcacccccatcccaggccccaagaagactttccacatcaagcagatgttcaactgcacatctaccaatgtggtatactgcatccgctgtacccgttgtggactcctcaacatcggggaaaccaaggagagacttaa